One Budorcas taxicolor isolate Tak-1 chromosome 13, Takin1.1, whole genome shotgun sequence DNA window includes the following coding sequences:
- the LOC128058784 gene encoding spleen trypsin inhibitor I-like, with product MRRLCLSAAFLVLLVILVDGTTNDTNKSRDHGLEISHGRGPKKHSLKRIVSKIFDGVHKASSRPSICLDPAFPGPCHKQKMRYFYNAKTRRCEVFIYGGCRGNKNSFRTEKGCKKICGEGIVFP from the exons ATGCGCCGGCTCTGCCTCTCTGCAGCCTTTCTCGTCCTCCTGGTCATCCTGGTGGATGGAACCACAAATGATACTAACAAGAGCCGTGACCACG GTCTGGAGATAAGCCATGGAAGAGGACCTAAGAAACATTCACTAAAAAGGATAGTTTCAAAAATCTTTGACGGCGTGCATAAAG CATCTTCTAGACCTAGCATCTGCCTGGACCCAGCATTCCCGGGTCCCTGTCATAAGCAGAAGATGAGGTACTTCTACAACGCCAAGACCAGGCGCTGTGAAGTCTTTATATACGGCGGCTGCAGAGGGAACAAGAACAGCTTCCGCACAGAAAAGGGCTGCAAGAAGATCTGTGGTGAAGGGATAGTGTTCCCGTG A